One window of Phycisphaeraceae bacterium genomic DNA carries:
- the thrS gene encoding threonine--tRNA ligase — protein sequence MAISITLPDGSVRNYDAPVTAAQVAMDIGPGLAKAALACKVDGEMMDLATLLDKDCHLGIVTEKRRTADGLNEPDPEALLLLRHSCAHVMAEAIQRIVPEAQLVYGPPLETGFYYDIRFPDDRPLREGDFEQIEKEMEAIVAEDRQFTRYELAASDGMSKLQSEGSKYKIDNAEQAINKAGATALSFYATGEPGKNWEDLCRGPHVPSTGKIGAFKMMSLASSYWHGDENSDRLTRVYGTAFFRKKDLETHLNLLEEAKQRDHRVIGKKLRLFHIDDAVGQGLILWTPAGAVIRQELQTFISEELRKQGYHQIFTPHIGKLELYKTSGHFPYYADSQFPPLVERDDLAAMATEGCSCAELSNRMSEGDIDGYMLKPMNCPHHIKVFDSQPHSYRDLPVRLAEFGTVYRWEQSGELSGMLRVRSFTQDDAHLFCTEDQIGQEVLGCLSLVRIIFETLGMENYRVRVGLRDPDSSKYTGDPSNWDKAEAACIEAARALGAPFTQEPGEAAFYGPKIDFVVKDVIGREWQLGTVQVDYNLPIRFDLSYIGPDNQPHRPVMIHRAPFGSMERFCGFLIEHFAGSFPTWLAPEQVRVLPISEKSSDYAERVLADLRNVGVRATMDLSGERIQAKIRDATEWKIPYLLIVGPRDAENENVSVRARGIQKDLGAMKLAEFVDGIAAEIRTRGETSILETMMPGGTREVKLHNG from the coding sequence ATGGCAATCTCGATCACACTTCCAGATGGTTCTGTACGAAACTACGACGCGCCCGTAACCGCTGCGCAGGTTGCGATGGACATCGGGCCCGGGCTTGCAAAGGCGGCGCTCGCGTGCAAAGTTGATGGCGAGATGATGGACCTTGCGACACTGCTCGATAAGGACTGCCATCTCGGTATTGTGACTGAGAAGCGACGCACTGCGGACGGCTTGAATGAGCCCGATCCGGAAGCACTGTTGCTGCTGCGTCATTCGTGCGCACATGTGATGGCTGAAGCGATCCAACGCATCGTGCCCGAGGCGCAGCTCGTGTATGGCCCGCCACTGGAGACCGGGTTCTATTACGACATCAGATTCCCCGACGACCGCCCATTGCGCGAGGGTGACTTCGAGCAGATCGAAAAGGAAATGGAAGCCATCGTTGCCGAGGATCGCCAGTTCACGCGATATGAACTTGCAGCCAGTGATGGCATGAGCAAGCTCCAGTCCGAGGGGTCAAAGTACAAGATCGATAACGCAGAGCAGGCGATCAACAAGGCTGGTGCAACTGCGCTGTCGTTCTACGCGACAGGGGAGCCAGGAAAAAACTGGGAAGACCTGTGTCGTGGGCCGCACGTGCCATCCACAGGAAAAATCGGCGCATTCAAGATGATGAGTCTTGCAAGCTCGTACTGGCACGGCGACGAGAACTCCGACAGGCTCACACGTGTGTATGGCACCGCGTTCTTCCGCAAGAAAGACCTCGAGACGCATCTCAATCTTCTCGAAGAAGCAAAGCAGCGCGACCATCGCGTGATCGGCAAGAAGCTGCGGCTGTTCCATATCGACGACGCTGTGGGGCAGGGGCTCATTCTGTGGACACCCGCTGGCGCGGTGATCCGCCAGGAACTGCAAACATTCATCTCGGAGGAGCTGCGCAAGCAGGGATACCACCAGATCTTTACACCGCACATAGGCAAGCTCGAACTTTACAAGACGAGCGGCCACTTCCCGTATTACGCCGATTCCCAGTTCCCGCCGCTTGTCGAGCGCGACGACCTCGCTGCGATGGCAACCGAGGGATGCTCGTGCGCGGAACTCTCAAACCGCATGAGCGAGGGTGACATCGACGGGTACATGCTCAAGCCGATGAACTGCCCGCACCACATCAAGGTGTTTGACTCGCAGCCGCACTCATATCGTGATCTGCCGGTGCGTCTTGCCGAGTTCGGCACGGTGTACCGATGGGAGCAGTCGGGCGAACTGTCGGGCATGCTGCGCGTACGCAGCTTCACGCAGGACGATGCGCATCTGTTCTGCACGGAGGATCAGATCGGCCAGGAAGTGCTCGGATGTCTGTCGCTCGTCCGCATCATCTTCGAGACGCTGGGTATGGAGAACTATCGCGTTCGTGTCGGATTGCGCGATCCGGATTCTTCCAAGTACACGGGCGATCCGTCAAACTGGGACAAAGCAGAAGCCGCGTGCATCGAGGCAGCGCGCGCGCTCGGTGCGCCGTTCACACAAGAGCCCGGTGAGGCAGCGTTCTATGGTCCCAAGATCGACTTCGTGGTTAAGGACGTCATCGGACGCGAATGGCAGCTCGGCACCGTGCAGGTCGATTACAACCTGCCGATCAGGTTCGATCTGTCGTACATCGGTCCGGACAATCAGCCGCATCGCCCTGTGATGATCCATCGTGCGCCGTTCGGCTCAATGGAACGGTTCTGCGGGTTCCTGATCGAGCACTTTGCCGGTTCGTTCCCGACGTGGCTTGCGCCGGAACAGGTGCGCGTGCTCCCGATCTCTGAAAAGTCGAGCGATTACGCAGAGCGCGTGCTTGCCGATCTCAGGAACGTCGGCGTGCGCGCGACGATGGACCTTTCAGGCGAGCGCATCCAAGCGAAGATCCGCGATGCGACGGAATGGAAGATCCCGTACCTGCTCATCGTCGGGCCTCGCGACGCGGAGAACGAGAACGTGTCCGTGCGCGCACGGGGCATCCAGAAGGACCTTGGCGCAATGAAACTGGCAGAGTTCGTGGATGGGATCGCAGCTGAGATCCGCACGCGCGGCGAGACCTCAATCCTCGAAACGATGATGCCCGGAGGGACCAGAGAAGTAAAACTGCACAACGGATGA
- the rpsG gene encoding 30S ribosomal protein S7 has translation MAGRITKSEDQLRPDPVYSDKRVAKFINCLMLDGKKSVAERVMYDAMDTIASRLKKDDAWAEHKPENELQLFHQAIDNVMPYVEVRSKRVGGANYQVPMSVKPHRQQSLAFRWILAASRGEKGRPMARRLADELYAAAKREGKAMSTRDQVHRMADANKAFAHFAN, from the coding sequence ATGGCCGGCCGTATTACAAAGAGTGAAGATCAGCTTCGTCCAGACCCCGTCTACAGCGACAAGCGGGTGGCGAAGTTTATTAACTGCCTTATGCTCGATGGCAAGAAGTCCGTTGCGGAACGCGTAATGTACGATGCGATGGACACGATCGCATCGCGTCTGAAGAAGGACGACGCGTGGGCAGAGCACAAGCCGGAGAACGAACTCCAGCTGTTCCATCAGGCGATTGATAATGTCATGCCGTATGTTGAGGTTCGGTCCAAGCGCGTTGGTGGTGCAAACTATCAGGTGCCGATGTCCGTCAAGCCACACCGCCAGCAGTCGCTCGCGTTCCGCTGGATCCTTGCTGCATCACGCGGCGAGAAGGGGCGTCCTATGGCTCGCCGTCTCGCGGATGAGCTCTACGCAGCGGCCAAGCGCGAGGGCAAAGCCATGTCCACACGCGATCAGGTCCACCGTATGGCAGACGCGAACAAGGCCTTCGCGCACTTTGCCAACTGA
- a CDS encoding insulinase family protein, with product MSRRTLCQRMSTAAAKYAMLALVLVCTGHRVTAQNQGTANNAADEHITLAPVSVIVHSLPEDTRYVRGTLESGVSYVVLSHDHPPKRASIWLHIRTGSLNELDSQRGIAHFLEHMAFNGSENFPPGSVIPFFEELGLTFGRHQNAMTGFADTRYTLALPDNSMEMFDKGLLFLSDVAGRLTLPAEEIEKERGVILEEKRTRLGAQQRMFEKILEDISPGSRFGQRLPIGTEERLLNMQRDDFAAYYKKWYVPENMTVIAVGDINEQQMVDAISRAFSGPESPWPNRQTVKAPEPLDPGIVVPEQSRSKVYTDPELQRATVMLAQVKDPKGAIVSEEQYRQDLVRAVGTMTFNRRISGMISLGELKILNASVSSEDLFSALQWTLVEASCEPDRWQDTLTSIATELQRARLHGFSQREIDDTVQSIMAVAEAGVRNEPDMQAGAILSMLTAKVLIREPIMSAQQHLDLMRELLPTITADEIASAFRELYDFSTVDITLQIPESTSKPAEDSVLELATTALQSAPEPRIQQDRPSDLLPIKPAPGEIVGDIENHQASHVTSFWLSNGARVHYRFMDTEQDRVIVRVGLAGGKIQEDAATHGLTESGALALQRPATERLTSVNVRDLLSGTTVRGRTFVGDDMVTLETTASPVDIETALEFLHVLLTGAKVEQATFDNWKTIRGQMIDQTEKDPQAMLSRTLFETLYPKDDVRTKQLTREELASVTADRAQEWLSALLHGAPLEISFVGNIPLDEVERLATQYLATLPPRERISTSTLSTLRVLPAPDWSCEVVQPVDTVTLQSVVVVGFFGADANNLLDSSAMDVASKIMTTRLTKRVREELQLVYGMQASMAPSIAYPGYGVFIAFAPSTEPSKATLLADEVQSMFNEFATNGPTAEEVSIAATQIANIMNENESQPGYWMGRISQIDYRGRALDDVMSEDELVRGLTREQVQDVFAKYHNASQPIRIIIGPASEMTTSSDDNTTDGASDSTNR from the coding sequence ATGTCCAGAAGAACGTTGTGCCAGCGGATGTCAACTGCCGCTGCGAAGTACGCCATGCTTGCGCTGGTGCTCGTATGCACGGGGCATCGCGTGACAGCTCAGAATCAGGGAACAGCGAACAACGCCGCTGATGAACACATAACGCTTGCGCCGGTATCAGTGATCGTCCATTCATTGCCCGAGGACACACGGTATGTGCGGGGCACGCTTGAGTCCGGCGTGTCGTACGTTGTGCTCTCACATGATCACCCACCGAAGCGCGCGTCCATCTGGCTCCACATCAGGACTGGATCACTCAACGAACTTGATTCACAACGAGGCATCGCACATTTTCTGGAGCACATGGCGTTCAACGGATCGGAGAACTTTCCTCCCGGCTCCGTGATTCCGTTCTTTGAGGAACTCGGGCTCACGTTCGGCCGTCACCAGAATGCGATGACCGGGTTTGCAGATACGCGATACACGCTTGCGCTACCGGACAACTCGATGGAGATGTTCGACAAAGGTCTGTTGTTCCTGTCAGATGTTGCTGGCAGGCTGACACTCCCGGCAGAGGAGATAGAGAAGGAACGAGGCGTGATTCTTGAGGAGAAACGCACGCGACTTGGCGCACAACAGCGCATGTTTGAGAAGATACTTGAGGATATCTCACCCGGATCAAGATTCGGTCAGCGATTGCCTATCGGGACCGAGGAACGTCTGCTGAACATGCAGCGCGATGACTTTGCGGCGTACTACAAGAAATGGTACGTGCCTGAGAACATGACGGTCATTGCGGTGGGGGACATCAACGAGCAGCAGATGGTCGATGCGATCTCCAGAGCCTTCTCCGGACCGGAAAGCCCATGGCCCAACCGGCAAACGGTAAAAGCACCAGAGCCGCTCGATCCTGGCATCGTCGTGCCTGAGCAGAGTCGTTCGAAGGTATACACCGACCCGGAGTTGCAGCGTGCAACAGTCATGCTTGCTCAAGTAAAGGACCCCAAGGGAGCGATTGTCTCCGAAGAGCAGTACCGCCAGGATCTTGTTCGCGCGGTGGGTACGATGACCTTCAACCGCCGAATCTCGGGCATGATCTCGCTGGGTGAACTGAAAATCCTCAATGCAAGTGTTTCGAGCGAGGATCTCTTCAGCGCATTACAGTGGACACTCGTAGAGGCATCCTGTGAGCCCGATCGCTGGCAGGATACACTGACGAGTATTGCTACGGAGTTGCAGCGAGCCAGACTCCATGGGTTCTCTCAGCGTGAGATCGACGACACGGTTCAGTCCATCATGGCTGTTGCTGAGGCGGGCGTACGCAATGAGCCCGACATGCAGGCGGGCGCGATTCTTTCAATGCTAACCGCAAAGGTGCTGATTCGTGAGCCGATCATGAGTGCGCAACAGCACCTTGATCTGATGCGGGAACTCCTTCCGACCATCACAGCGGATGAAATCGCATCTGCGTTCCGTGAACTCTACGACTTCTCGACTGTTGATATAACGCTGCAGATCCCCGAGAGCACATCAAAGCCCGCAGAAGATTCGGTGCTTGAACTCGCGACAACAGCACTTCAGTCTGCGCCAGAACCACGCATCCAGCAGGATCGCCCGAGCGATCTGCTGCCGATAAAGCCTGCGCCGGGTGAGATCGTTGGCGATATTGAGAATCATCAGGCATCACATGTGACGAGCTTCTGGCTGTCCAATGGTGCCCGCGTGCATTACAGGTTCATGGATACGGAGCAGGATCGTGTGATCGTGCGCGTGGGACTTGCTGGCGGGAAGATTCAAGAGGATGCAGCAACACATGGGCTGACCGAGTCGGGCGCACTGGCTCTGCAGCGTCCGGCGACAGAGAGACTGACATCAGTCAATGTTCGCGATCTGCTCAGCGGCACCACGGTGCGAGGACGCACCTTTGTTGGCGATGACATGGTCACACTGGAAACAACAGCATCGCCGGTTGATATTGAGACAGCGCTGGAGTTTCTCCACGTGCTTCTGACAGGTGCGAAAGTTGAGCAGGCAACATTTGACAACTGGAAAACGATTCGCGGCCAGATGATCGACCAGACGGAAAAAGATCCTCAGGCGATGCTCTCAAGGACCCTCTTTGAAACACTTTACCCGAAGGACGATGTTCGTACAAAGCAACTTACACGCGAGGAACTCGCGTCGGTGACTGCTGACCGTGCTCAGGAATGGTTGAGTGCATTGCTGCATGGTGCTCCGCTTGAAATCAGCTTTGTTGGCAACATCCCGCTTGACGAGGTCGAGCGTCTGGCGACGCAATACCTTGCGACACTTCCTCCGCGTGAACGCATCAGTACGTCGACACTATCAACGCTTCGCGTGCTCCCCGCACCGGACTGGTCGTGTGAGGTGGTTCAGCCGGTTGACACTGTGACGCTGCAGTCCGTTGTCGTTGTCGGGTTCTTTGGTGCGGATGCGAACAATCTGCTCGACTCCAGCGCGATGGATGTTGCGTCAAAGATCATGACGACACGCCTGACCAAGCGTGTGCGCGAGGAACTGCAACTGGTGTACGGCATGCAGGCGTCGATGGCGCCGTCGATCGCATATCCGGGGTACGGTGTGTTTATCGCGTTTGCACCATCGACAGAGCCGTCAAAGGCAACGCTGCTCGCCGACGAGGTGCAGTCGATGTTCAACGAGTTTGCGACGAACGGCCCGACCGCAGAAGAGGTTTCGATAGCAGCGACACAGATTGCCAACATCATGAACGAGAACGAATCCCAGCCGGGATACTGGATGGGGAGGATCTCGCAGATCGACTATCGCGGTCGCGCGCTTGATGATGTCATGTCCGAGGATGAACTGGTTCGTGGTCTGACTCGCGAACAGGTGCAGGATGTGTTTGCGAAGTATCACAACGCCAGCCAACCGATCCGCATCATCATCGGGCCGGCCTCTGAAATGACCACTTCATCGGACGATAACACAACCGATGGAGCATCAGACAGCACGAACCGATAG
- a CDS encoding PilZ domain-containing protein, whose product MSIERRAGGGRINRAPAKCSLGKVLDISATGMRLRGSGIQPRKQQLIRFTLACSHGVYQMVGQVAWTKRLNWVNFDMGVNFLELTPEAAQGLNAIVRDALGDMTIEGMEAEKRNMHERARIQD is encoded by the coding sequence ATGAGCATCGAGCGTCGAGCTGGTGGCGGGCGCATCAATCGAGCTCCAGCAAAGTGCTCGCTTGGAAAGGTGCTGGACATCTCGGCAACCGGCATGCGATTGCGGGGTAGCGGTATCCAGCCAAGAAAACAGCAGCTCATCCGATTCACACTCGCGTGCTCGCACGGTGTCTACCAGATGGTCGGCCAGGTTGCATGGACCAAACGTCTGAACTGGGTCAACTTCGATATGGGTGTGAACTTTCTCGAACTCACACCGGAAGCTGCGCAGGGACTCAACGCGATTGTCCGCGATGCGCTGGGTGATATGACCATCGAAGGCATGGAGGCAGAGAAACGAAATATGCACGAGCGTGCGAGGATACAAGACTAA
- a CDS encoding flagellar FlbD family protein — MIALTRLSGEKFVLNCELIRTIEERPDTVITLVSGDRMVVKESSKEVIGRVIDYGRHLRRLLPPS; from the coding sequence ATGATCGCACTCACACGGCTCTCCGGCGAAAAGTTTGTGCTGAACTGCGAGTTGATCCGCACGATCGAGGAACGACCCGATACCGTCATTACGCTGGTGTCGGGTGACCGCATGGTCGTAAAGGAGTCGTCCAAGGAAGTGATCGGCCGCGTGATCGACTATGGCAGGCACCTACGCCGTTTGCTGCCGCCGAGTTGA
- a CDS encoding fibro-slime domain-containing protein, with protein sequence MRISSASALFVCAGFCTFANAHTASTSSASTAQGETMKITGVMRDFKTEHPDFESYPHIDFTEWNLQNGVYLSLVAPTLDADGKPYFNEQLLETRTWYDIPLTSADTLKQWYRDVPGVNVSWPHTIELTKQTNSDKYIFAMERPDYWWPADNKGFGNSTGNLRWALEGEHNFHFTYELDTVFTYTDPNERDHDLVFEFTGDDDVWVYINGKLVVDLGGVHSQAFGGVNLDEKAAELGLVAGETYPLKMFFAERHTSECNFRIETTLLLRNAELPSVTMPYDEE encoded by the coding sequence ATGCGCATTTCATCTGCGTCAGCATTGTTCGTCTGTGCAGGATTCTGCACATTTGCAAACGCTCATACCGCAAGCACATCATCTGCAAGCACGGCACAGGGCGAAACGATGAAAATCACCGGTGTGATGCGCGACTTCAAGACCGAGCACCCGGACTTTGAGTCGTATCCACATATTGATTTCACGGAATGGAATCTGCAGAACGGCGTGTACCTGAGCCTCGTCGCACCAACACTTGACGCAGACGGCAAGCCCTATTTCAACGAGCAACTGCTCGAAACACGCACCTGGTACGATATTCCGCTGACATCAGCCGACACACTCAAACAGTGGTATCGCGACGTGCCCGGCGTGAACGTGTCGTGGCCACACACGATCGAGCTGACAAAGCAAACAAACTCCGACAAGTACATTTTTGCGATGGAACGCCCTGATTACTGGTGGCCCGCTGATAACAAGGGGTTCGGAAACTCCACCGGCAATCTGCGGTGGGCGCTCGAAGGTGAGCATAACTTCCACTTCACATATGAGCTTGACACTGTATTCACCTATACAGATCCGAACGAGCGTGATCATGATCTCGTGTTCGAGTTCACAGGCGATGACGATGTGTGGGTGTATATCAACGGGAAACTCGTTGTTGATTTGGGTGGTGTGCACTCGCAGGCGTTCGGCGGTGTGAATCTTGATGAGAAGGCTGCCGAACTCGGGCTCGTTGCTGGCGAGACGTATCCACTCAAGATGTTCTTTGCAGAGCGCCACACCTCAGAGTGCAACTTCCGCATAGAGACAACACTGCTGCTTCGCAATGCGGAGTTGCCTTCGGTTACGATGCCGTACGACGAGGAATAA
- a CDS encoding nucleotide pyrophosphohydrolase, translating into MHTDHDPTLDPTTLHGFQKLIHDRYFATDSARGVEGTFMLLMEEVGELATALHDNSRPNREPTQAQRANLEEEFADVLAWLATLANITKVDFATAIEKYTTPGRVEGVKD; encoded by the coding sequence ATGCATACCGACCATGACCCGACCCTCGATCCAACCACACTCCACGGCTTCCAGAAACTTATCCATGACCGATACTTCGCGACAGACTCCGCTCGGGGAGTTGAGGGCACATTCATGCTGCTGATGGAGGAGGTGGGCGAGCTGGCAACCGCTCTCCACGACAACTCCCGCCCGAACCGCGAGCCGACGCAAGCCCAGCGGGCCAATCTCGAAGAAGAGTTTGCGGATGTGCTGGCGTGGCTGGCGACGCTTGCCAATATCACAAAGGTCGATTTCGCGACCGCGATCGAGAAGTACACCACGCCTGGTCGGGTCGAGGGTGTGAAGGACTGA
- a CDS encoding 30S ribosomal protein S12: protein MPTINQLVRKPRKIQTAKSKVRDIDRCPQRRGNCLIVKTLTPKKPNSALRKVARVRLSNGKEVTAYIGGEGHNLQEHSIVLVRGGRVRDLPGVRYHIVRGALDCLGVDDRKQARSKYGAKVKATVGKK from the coding sequence ATGCCAACGATCAACCAGCTTGTCCGCAAACCTCGCAAGATTCAGACCGCAAAGTCAAAGGTCCGCGATATCGATCGCTGTCCGCAGCGTCGCGGCAACTGTCTGATCGTCAAGACACTCACGCCCAAGAAGCCCAACTCTGCGCTCCGTAAGGTTGCGCGTGTGCGTCTGAGCAACGGCAAGGAAGTAACCGCGTACATTGGTGGCGAGGGCCACAACCTGCAGGAGCACTCGATCGTGCTCGTGCGTGGCGGTCGTGTGCGTGATCTGCCCGGTGTCCGCTACCACATCGTCCGCGGGGCGCTCGATTGCCTTGGTGTTGATGATCGCAAGCAGGCACGCTCGAAGTACGGTGCCAAGGTCAAGGCAACCGTCGGCAAGAAGTAA
- a CDS encoding flagellar hook-basal body complex protein translates to MTSTSAMFAGLSGLSVHSRTMEVIGNNISNVNTPAFKTSRMNFETQMSRVYRGASAPADTTGGTNPYEIGQGAAVAGTSRMMTQGQLNGTGNPNDLAIDGEGFFVVDGGNDDLEFTRAGALGVDGDQYLTTVAGQRVLGYGTDADFVIDKGTLQDIQIPIGGRYLAEATTEVRIAGNLNAAGDLSMAGSLLNIGIGATSALGLVGGGVATLTSALTSIANASQPTTPMFEEGQFIELQGARKGSASVPDSRMEIGAATTVQDLIDYLSTALGVRTTVANPDGTTPGGTVDATTGAISLIGNSGSENNLDLQSNDIRLLDENGVLIAQPFGVQQAQEATGESVRTNFVAYDSLGNEVDIVTTLSLEAKTNQGTTWRYWIDSHDGTPGEPALTTGLLQFDTSGRPVNNLPVTVSVNRDDTGAATPLTFSMFFGGDTGAMTSLVDVNSAISTPYRDGRQTGVLEAFGVEFDGTITGSFSNGLTRTLGQIPLAMFTNPAGLTEVGQNSFRESINSGAPQVVDAQTAGSGNIVSGSLEQSNVDLGKEFIGLILTSTGYSASSRVIRTSDELLQQLLSISI, encoded by the coding sequence ATGACCTCGACTTCTGCCATGTTTGCCGGGTTGTCCGGACTGTCTGTGCATTCACGCACGATGGAGGTAATTGGCAACAACATCTCCAACGTGAACACGCCAGCATTCAAGACGAGCAGGATGAACTTCGAAACGCAGATGTCCCGTGTGTACCGCGGTGCGAGTGCGCCCGCTGATACGACCGGCGGTACAAACCCGTACGAGATCGGCCAGGGTGCCGCCGTCGCTGGGACATCGCGCATGATGACGCAGGGGCAACTCAACGGGACGGGGAATCCAAACGATCTTGCGATTGATGGAGAGGGGTTCTTTGTTGTCGATGGCGGTAACGACGATCTGGAGTTCACGCGTGCTGGTGCGCTCGGTGTGGACGGCGATCAGTATCTCACGACCGTTGCTGGGCAGCGCGTGCTCGGGTACGGCACCGATGCAGACTTTGTCATCGACAAGGGGACGCTGCAGGACATCCAGATTCCAATCGGTGGAAGGTATCTTGCCGAAGCGACCACCGAAGTTCGCATCGCTGGCAATCTAAATGCGGCTGGCGATCTTTCGATGGCGGGGAGTCTGCTCAATATTGGTATTGGCGCAACGAGCGCGCTCGGGCTTGTCGGCGGTGGTGTTGCAACGCTGACAAGCGCATTGACATCCATCGCAAACGCATCGCAGCCAACCACACCAATGTTTGAGGAAGGCCAGTTCATCGAGTTACAGGGAGCACGCAAGGGTTCGGCGTCCGTGCCTGATTCGCGCATGGAGATCGGCGCAGCAACAACAGTGCAGGATCTGATCGATTATCTCTCGACCGCACTGGGTGTCCGCACGACGGTTGCAAACCCCGACGGCACCACGCCCGGCGGCACCGTTGACGCAACGACTGGCGCAATCTCGCTTATTGGTAACTCCGGCTCAGAGAACAACCTCGATCTGCAGTCGAACGACATCCGTCTGCTTGATGAGAACGGCGTACTGATCGCCCAGCCGTTCGGTGTGCAACAGGCGCAGGAGGCAACCGGCGAGAGCGTTCGCACGAACTTCGTTGCGTACGACTCGCTCGGCAACGAGGTTGACATTGTCACGACGCTCTCGCTTGAAGCGAAAACAAATCAGGGCACAACGTGGCGCTACTGGATCGATTCGCACGACGGCACGCCGGGCGAGCCTGCATTGACAACAGGACTGCTGCAGTTCGACACATCCGGCCGTCCGGTGAACAACCTGCCTGTGACAGTCAGCGTGAATCGCGACGACACGGGCGCAGCAACGCCGCTCACGTTCTCGATGTTCTTCGGCGGCGATACCGGCGCGATGACATCGCTTGTTGATGTGAACTCGGCGATCTCAACACCGTATCGTGACGGACGCCAGACCGGCGTGCTCGAAGCGTTCGGCGTGGAGTTTGATGGCACCATTACTGGCTCATTCTCGAATGGACTCACACGCACACTCGGTCAGATCCCGCTCGCGATGTTCACCAACCCAGCGGGTTTGACTGAGGTGGGGCAGAACAGCTTCCGCGAGTCGATCAACTCGGGTGCGCCGCAGGTGGTCGACGCCCAGACAGCGGGTTCCGGCAACATCGTGTCGGGTTCGCTTGAACAATCAAACGTCGACCTTGGCAAGGAGTTCATCGGACTGATCCTGACGTCGACCGGATATTCGGCCTCGTCGCGTGTGATCCGCACGTCGGACGAACTGCTCCAGCAACTGCTCTCCATCAGCATCTGA
- a CDS encoding sulfite exporter TauE/SafE family protein: MHVTAIEAFEIALLGMSAGLIGGLAGIGGSLIMIPGLIFLLGYDDDAHTQQHVFMAAAMVVNFLVAAPSALRHHKSKVVRLDVARYLIPTMMCAILVGVLLSDRIEGSHLKNALAVFMMIYSITNLWRAWQRYQQRKHNPEASAQEEQSQQMQHRIAVAPIIGIGALTGLIAGLLGIGGGLIMVPLLLIALRLPLRQAIGTSSAVMCLTALVGSALKLWNLAPEHGREASEALTYAILMGPTASVGAWFGAHLMHKLPLQTVRVIISVLLIVGALKMLGVF; this comes from the coding sequence ATGCATGTCACCGCCATCGAAGCCTTTGAGATTGCACTGCTTGGCATGAGCGCAGGGCTGATCGGCGGGCTCGCAGGTATCGGCGGTTCGCTTATCATGATCCCAGGATTGATCTTCCTGCTCGGCTACGACGACGACGCACACACACAGCAGCATGTCTTTATGGCAGCGGCAATGGTCGTGAACTTTCTCGTTGCAGCACCGTCAGCCCTCCGACATCACAAGAGCAAGGTTGTTCGGCTTGATGTTGCACGGTATCTCATCCCGACCATGATGTGTGCAATTCTTGTCGGCGTGCTCTTGTCAGATCGGATTGAGGGATCGCACCTGAAGAACGCACTCGCGGTGTTCATGATGATCTACAGCATAACGAACCTGTGGCGCGCATGGCAGCGATACCAGCAAAGGAAGCACAACCCGGAAGCCTCTGCGCAGGAAGAGCAGTCCCAGCAGATGCAACATCGCATTGCAGTCGCACCAATCATCGGTATCGGCGCATTGACAGGGCTGATTGCCGGACTACTGGGGATTGGAGGCGGGCTGATTATGGTGCCGCTGCTCCTGATCGCATTGCGACTCCCTTTACGGCAAGCGATCGGAACGAGCAGCGCGGTCATGTGCTTGACTGCACTCGTCGGTTCGGCACTCAAGCTCTGGAACCTCGCGCCAGAGCATGGCCGTGAAGCGTCAGAAGCACTGACATACGCGATACTCATGGGCCCAACCGCATCGGTTGGCGCATGGTTCGGCGCCCATCTCATGCACAAACTCCCGCTACAAACTGTGCGCGTCATTATCAGTGTGCTGCTCATCGTCGGTGCACTGAAGATGCTGGGTGTGTTTTAG